In Helianthus annuus cultivar XRQ/B chromosome 8, HanXRQr2.0-SUNRISE, whole genome shotgun sequence, a single genomic region encodes these proteins:
- the LOC110901438 gene encoding receptor-like protein kinase FERONIA, whose product MYDTIFRFTKDIIFTDTAIEPLEQSALETFSDIAYRCLMESREDWPRMAEQFQVLKILLEEITSATNHFNVEKNYTGGGAFGKVYRGEMSHCKGRSMTAIKRIDPKYGQGIPKLLKKIRTLSCYRHENIVSLLVFGDEMILVYEHVSRGSLDRYLDSSHLTWSQRLKICLDATKGQRYLHDHQRLIHCDVKSTNILLDDQWNAKVSDVGLSIMGPANEHSSVTL is encoded by the exons atgtatgatacaATTTTCAGGTTCACAAAAGATATAATCTTTACAGATACGGCCATTGAACCATTGGAGCAGAGCGCTTTAGAAACTTTTTCTGACATTGCATATCGATGTTTGATGGAATCTCGTGAAGATTGGCCAAGGATGGCTGAG CAATTCCAAGTTCTTAAAATCTTGCTGGAAGAGATAACATCAGCCACCAACCACTTTAACGTTGAGAAGAACTATACTGGAGGTGGTGCTTTTGGGAAGGTTTATAGAGGTGAAATGTCTCACTGTAAGGGCCGAAGCATGACTGCTATTAAGCGTATTGATCCGAAGTATGGACAAGGAATCCCTAAGCTCTTGAAAAAGATCAGGACCCTTTCCTGTTACAGGCATGAAAATATTGTCTCTCTTCTGGTATTTGGGGATGAGATGATCCTTGTGTACGAGCATGTGTCTCGTGGAAGCCTTGACCGCTATTTGGACTCCTCTCATCTCACGTGGTCCCAACGTCTTAAGATATGTTTGGATGCCACAAAGGGGCAAAGGTACCTTCATGATCACCAAAGACTTATCCACTGTGATGTAAAAAGCACAAACATCCTACTTGATGACCAATGGAATGCTAAAGTTTCTGACGTTGGATTATCAATAATGGGCCCCGCTAATGAGCATAGCTCTGTTACATTGTGA